The following nucleotide sequence is from Cellulosilyticum sp. I15G10I2.
TGGTGCAACAAGCCTCCAAAGCCACCCGAGTGCAGGCGGTAATACGTGGAATAGTCCCATAATACCATAAGATGGTGTTTCTTTTGTACAAGCAGGCATTCTTACACCAAAGCTGCGTACATCAACTTCTACAGGTTCACTTACAATATCAGGAATAAATCTTCTAGGCATAATAACTCTAGGATTAGGGCATGGCTTACCAGGGGCATCCATAGTATGTTCCCATATAAGGCAAGTTGAGTTTGGTGTTCCTTGTAAGTTTAAGAAAATAAGTGGCTCTTTTGGGTGAATGCAAAGGTTTTCATAATGAGGATCTGTACCATAATGATCGATATGATTAATTCTTAAGAACCATCCTTGCTCAGCATCTGTTACAACAAGTTTTCCACTATCATTTTGAATTGAAGGATGGCATAACGCCATATCATCTGTTACAGGCTGAAGTTCGGAGCTATCACTAAGTTCAATGTAAGTTTTTTCTTTTGTAACCGTATTTGTACTAAGAACGATATCCCCATTAAGCTCAGTATGAATAGGTTCTAACATTTCACTTTTACCGCCGCCACTTGCTCCCTCATGCATAATAGTTATAATATTGTCATATGGTGTGATAACTTTTACTGTTGAAGCATGAGCTGTTACCCAGCCCTCATCTTCACCTATATTTAATAGAACGCCATAGATACCTTTTTTAGCACTTGGACCTGGATAGAGGTTGTATGAGAAGAGTTCATGCATTTTTTCAAGTCTATTATGAACTACAACTTGCTTACCATCAAAATGTGTATGTCTAAAAGGTGGTGCAAGATAAATAATGGCCCTTGGCTTAAAGTTATCTGGTACTTCACTTGCTGGAATAAATGTCTGTAGATCTGAAAGACCTGCTGCAAAGAAACCAGCATTTAATGGTGCAACTAAAAGTGCTGGATAGCCAAATTCACTTCCACCTGCCATAAATGGCATCACAATAAGGTCTTGTGACTTAAGCCAATCAAAGGTAATATCACGTAATGGGTTAAAATTTTCACCATATAAATCTTTATATTTAGGTTTGTCCGTTTCTTTAGTATCAGCAATTACCATAGAATCAGGGTCACGTCTTCTCATGTATTCATCTGTGTAGTTAACAACAGCCCCATTTTTACAACGTGCTACAGTTACTTCAGTTACAATACCCTTATTTGGAACATCATAACCAACTTCGTATATTTCATTAGTGCTATTTCCTAGAGCGAGATCATAAAGATGTGTACGGCTTTCTGGGATAACGATATTGCTTTTTTCTTCAAGAATACTTCTTAATTCTTCAGGTAATATCATTTTTTGAAAAATTGTTTCATTCATTTTAGAATCTCCTTATATTAAGTATTTTGCTGCAGATAAACTAATAACTTTTGTTTATGCGAATGTGATTATTATAAGTTAAGTAAAGATTAATTGTACAATAAAATTATAGACTAGTATTTGAATTATTTATAGGGCGGTTTGATTGGTAATTACTACAACATCATTGTAATTAATGTATAAAACAGTGCAGTAAAGGTCTTTTCAAATAAAAAAGGCCAGCATATAATAACTCAATTACTTGAATCATAATATACTGGCCCACTTTGCGACTGATTTAAAAATCCTTCGTTTGGTCTGCCATTATCTTTCATTGTTTTTCATTATTATTTGTTCTATGTTA
It contains:
- a CDS encoding DUF4914 family protein, encoding MNETIFQKMILPEELRSILEEKSNIVIPESRTHLYDLALGNSTNEIYEVGYDVPNKGIVTEVTVARCKNGAVVNYTDEYMRRRDPDSMVIADTKETDKPKYKDLYGENFNPLRDITFDWLKSQDLIVMPFMAGGSEFGYPALLVAPLNAGFFAAGLSDLQTFIPASEVPDNFKPRAIIYLAPPFRHTHFDGKQVVVHNRLEKMHELFSYNLYPGPSAKKGIYGVLLNIGEDEGWVTAHASTVKVITPYDNIITIMHEGASGGGKSEMLEPIHTELNGDIVLSTNTVTKEKTYIELSDSSELQPVTDDMALCHPSIQNDSGKLVVTDAEQGWFLRINHIDHYGTDPHYENLCIHPKEPLIFLNLQGTPNSTCLIWEHTMDAPGKPCPNPRVIMPRRFIPDIVSEPVEVDVRSFGVRMPACTKETPSYGIMGLFHVLPPALGWLWRLVAPRGFANPSILDSEGMSSEGVGSYWPFATGRMVDQANLLLEQIINTPNTRYILIPNQHVGAHKVSFMPQWIAREYLARRGSAKFRSEHLAESRCAILGYALDSLKIDGMTLSKGYLQTNYQPEVGNEGYDQGAKILLDFFKEELSKYLSPELHPLGRKIIECCLNDGTIDDYIELMPMKL